The following nucleotide sequence is from Sander lucioperca isolate FBNREF2018 chromosome 19, SLUC_FBN_1.2, whole genome shotgun sequence.
ccttagctagctactgcgcatgtgcgactgaaaataaagatgttacagaagttgagaggtctcactctgtagctaaaacagagacctgaacatagggtgaaaagaggagctgcagcaatgtgcagtacaacaaaaatatggtgttttttgaaaattaaaccatgtaaacctattctgatacaatctcaaattccaattatgaacctgaaaatgagcataatatggccactttaaagagTCATACCTTTGTGACATCATTTTAAGTTGAGATTTCcttattttaaagaaaaaataataaattaacagTCAAAATGTGATTGTACTGTATCATATGTGTACCAGATTTTACATGATTTCAGTACAACTTTAGTACACACTGAAATATCCCAAACATGTTACAGATAGCCATTACATTTggtacacacatgcatgtaccATGTATCATGTATCAGGATGGATGAACTTTAATAACTTTAATAACTGTggtgacttttcatctagcaccaccTTCAGGTCAAAATTGAATTTGTCCGATACTTTGTATTATGACTAAATGCCTGCTAAACTAATGACAttaccatcagcctcagctgtactttgtgtttagtgctaattagcaaatgttagcatgctaacttcAGTCAGACAGTCAACCAGTTCACTCAGCTGACTTGCTGacattcctcttcctctctgcaaaCATGTTGTCCAACTACCACACGGGACAGTTTGGCATTTATTCACCTTTCTTGCGTCAGCAGGTCGGACAGTTACAGTTACGTCTGAGTACAAAAGGTTTGCATGACGTAAAACATTCTATAACAGAGCAGACTTTGACCAGGTGTTCAGATGTAATGAATAACACCACGATACATGTAAAGAATGTGTGCTGATAACAATGTGAAACTTTTCCAATTAAAAGTCAATCTGTCAGCAGACCTGTTTACTTGTATCAGACCCAGAATCTGACATCTATCTTTTGCTGACATTGTGTCAGAGATACAATGAAGATTTACGGCATTCCACAGACAACAATGACATAACGTTTCAAAGTGCCCATAAAAATACACTGACCTACATGTAGCATTTATATAAGGTGTTTTAATTTAAACAACAGCTGTGTTACAAAACAGAAGTACCAGTGGACAATGATTtgctttttggatttggttAGCCTGAGGCACATACTCTACTAGCTCTACTAACCTTTCCACTTTTCTATTTGAATTATCAGTGTTTGCATGCCCTCTTGTCAAAATTGCTTGCTGAACCGTCATGCAGGACACGAACCTGCAGTGTAAACTTTTAAAGGATGTTTAGGATTAAGCTAACTTCATAAATTGTCCTCTTGACTTCTACTTTTGAAATGGGCCAATAAATAAGTTCCTGCCTTATCTGGTTTCACCTTCTCCGGTCTGCACTTTTTCAAACTTGAAGCCCTAACACGCACTAGGCTACTCAATGCATTTCAATAttgcaaaaatgcaaaaatattcTACTAAGGCAAAAGGTATGCATGTTTTGCACTGTGATATATTTCCTCTTCACTTGACATTTCTATTGCATTTCTGCTTGTATTCATCTGTATTGTTCCACTCTTTGTAGGCTATTTAATAAATGTGACGTAATTACGGGCTCCAGTAATCCGAGAGGGTGGGAGCAGAAACTTGTCATTGAAATTCCTAAGAGTTGCTGAGAGAGGCTGATGAATGTCAAGATTAACTACAAAACTGTATCCACGTTTCTCCAATCCATTTCTTTCCCTCCTCCCTCAGTGTTTGATCGTGATGGTCTTCACCTCAGTGAAGAAGTGGTAGGaatccttccctccctccctccccacaCCAGAATTCTTCATCCCTCCAAAGGGCAGGTTCAGATCTCTCACCAGCCAGCAGTTGGTCCACACCATACCTGCCTGTATCCGCCTGGCCACCCGGTGAACCTTCCCAACATCCCGGGACCACACCGTGGCCCCCAGACCGTAACGCACACCGTTGCCCTTGGAAATGGCCTCATCCTCTGTGTCGAATGGGCTGACGCAGGTGACAGGGCCGAAGATCTCTTCCTGCATGACGCGGGAGCTGTCAGATATGCCTGAGATGACAGTGGCTGGCATAAAGTAGCCCTTAGCGTTGCGCTCAGGGAGTTCCAGCTGGTCAACTCCCTCGCCACAGTGGACGACGCCGCCTTCAGATTTGGCGAGTGCAATAAAGCTTCGAACCTGGAGATCAAGACAAAGAAGGATTACCAAGTATATGATTATTTAAAACAATCGAAAATTGTTTTATCACAGCATTTAACAGTATATTTTTTATCACCTTCTCCAGGTGCTCTTTGCTGATAAGCGCTCCGTTGTTATTGCTTGGGTCAGAGGGCACACCTGTCTTCCACTTCTTAGCTGCAGCCACAAACCTTTCCAGGAACTCAGAGTAAATGCTCCTCTCTACATAAATCCTGCTGGTGCACAAGCATATCTCTCCCtgagagggaaggaaagaaggggAAAATAGAAGATTCTGATGGAAGCACTGATTGTTCCGAACATTGTTTTCATACGTGACAAAATATGGACTGTGATCTCCCCCATGTGGACACACCGTGTCACTGCATCCTCATCACATATAACAGTTCTTCATACCGGTTTTCATTGACATTAATAATAAGAATAAAACTAACCTCTACTCATGTAGCACTTACAAAAACAGAAGTTTACAACTGCTCTGAAGAAACAGATAAAGACCATGGCCAGGTTATCCTGCTAAGGGTCCATTGGGAAATTAAGATCTGGTTGGCCCCTTTGAACCTGTTGTACTTTCGTGCAATGCGTGACCACAAATTTGCTGTGTGTTTACTTGTGTGTGACAGTAATTTAGAAATATGCAACATAAGTGCAAAGCTGAAGTTCAGTTTATTAAAAGTTTGCTTTTGACACATGGATTCTCTTAAAGGCACTCTTCCTCAAGACGAAAAAAAATCAAGTAGCACCCAcctttgacattttgtgaaataaggTTATTGGCATTCTTAATGAGAGTTATATGAGAAGGTAAATACTACTTTGATGTCTGTTCGTTAAAAATGAAGTTCCAGCCAGCAGCCCGGTAGCtgagcttagcataaagaccggAAATAGGGGTAAACAGCTAGCAAGGCTCTGTCCAacggtaacaaaatctgccaaccagcacctctaaagctcactaattaacacgttaCACATTATTGTTTGTTAAATCTGTACAAAATCTGaagtgtaaacaacaacaacaacttgttATTTTACAGGGGTTATGTGGttgactatttcttggcttggcaaccagcagagactccAGGAATCTGTATTTCTCCAAATgtgaaactatttctttaacatTTTAGTTGATAAGCAttttaacaaaagaaaaacatctcaaATTAAGGATCCTTTACTATCTTTGAACTGACTGAGCAAACTCCAAATAACAACTACAACTGAGAAAACTTTCCCCTGCTGATGAAGACCAGAACAAGTTATTAAATGGACCTTCAGTTAtgctttttttgacaaaatatttctctctgagttGATGTGCTTAAGTGGAGCATATTCCTAAACAcgttttcaaataaaataagcACAAAACAGTTGACCCACAGTTCTGGGTAATTAATCTCACAAGAGCATGTAAAGAAATAATGACAGCAATAGTAAAAGTAACCAAAAGCCTTAAATCAAGTCTTAAAACACTCTTCTCTTACCTGATTGGAGAAGCTGGAGCGAACTGTGGTCTCGATGCACTGGTCCAGGTTTGCATCAGCAAAAATAATGGCAGGGTTTTTACCTCCTAGCTCCAGTGAGAGCTTCTTACAGTAAGGGGCGCTCCGCTCTGTGATGCGCTGGGCAGTTGCCGTGGAACCAGTGAAGGAAACCAATGGGACGTCAGGATGGCCGACGAGGGCGTCGCCTGCTCTCGGCCCAGTGCCAAATACGATGTTGACTACTCCTGGAGGAACACCTGCAGAGATAGACAGGTTTATGGATTACTTATTAATTCTcttttttatctgtttattaACATTTCCATATTTAACATGTGTGCAAATTGCATATAGAATAGTTTTACTTATTAAAACCCTCCTCTCCATCCCTCCAAGATCCTCTAGATAAAAtataatttagaaaaaaacagtaagtaCAAGACCTTTGAATcaagaagaaaaacagacaaatgAACAGCTTCAACATAGTTCACCAAAGATACACATAGAATTACTCACATCCTACAATTAATACAAATTGGGCCATTCCAGACTCATGCTAAGAGATATTCCAGTTTGTTACACTGGTTACATTATCAGAGTAAATCAGAAAAGTCATCCAGACTCTCTTGAATGTATGTGTATTACCCATTAAGGGGATTTGTATCTTCTCCAACTtgaaggggaactatgcagtttttaaGCTTAAtgtaccttaactgaacagcttcggagtcactggaatggttatatgacttttttcgggttgaatggtggtcatcTTGCTTCCCCCTAGCGGCTGTGAGCGGAAAACCCACCCTTGCAAATTTACTCCGgcctcagcatcaggaagtatcgcgtgatatccatagactgtatataagaatggaccaacagatccctttgctctggacggagaccagtgaaggccgttagaagcacttttccggtgagcgctgagcgttactgcgcagcctccaactgagagagacgacgtaaatgtgccgtgagcaacgcgtctgaaagttgtaagtcttctggtagctgtgccaagagaaatctcaatcattcccaatcttgcagagacggagagcgtaggtatatgtaaggagataacataggcacaggctaattattgatcactaaaatgatagttaacattagtaattacacttaaacagctaatgtgagacgaaactgcctgcgcgcttctcctggactatacggtaattcctctactatgcgacagtaagtcgcgtggttatgacacaatcgttagcctatttttacaaaaacgtctactacagagccataacgtgaggtacaaggtaatggagccttttatacattgtcgtgtttctttagaaataaacaatggacaaatagagtctttaaacgcttcagatgtaaagttattctctgtcaaagtgacgtcaaaatgaatggcagtcaatgggatgctaacggggggtgatcgctttgtagcattaaaatggcgctataggaggttcgcggtccgaggagaagcttacccccttggtgatatcaggtctcgcgatgtaacgaattgctttaGGCACACGCCCCCAtccaggaaccggctagctataagaacaaggtagcgatggagtttttcacgctatcgtcatggctgagccggcaaaaaagaagcagaaagctaggaaagcattgtcggaggaacagagaaagaggaaactgcAGGCTGACCGAGCAAGTTTTTACAGTGTTGCCAtaatctattccgaagctgtaggtggagctctatagagaaacctgcgagcaaaaagcgatagcacagcgacggcaagcagctttatgtttatggccctgacacaccaaccagacacaccatacattcaacatgacggccaccgaagcgcagcaacccgttgatgccttcttatatactgtccatGGTTGATGCCGCTGTAGGTGCCACATCagccggatcgttggtctgattggttgacccttcgctaagccacGCCCGAAAACCGCCACAGGCCAATTGTGgcttagcaaccgtaactaggtgcgggaggtctgtcaagctttcgaGCGAGGGAAACACCGTACGCCGAAGCGTTGTGCAAATCTGATACCCGGTATCCTAAAAGTTTGGACGGGGTGGTGGAATTGTTCCCTTCCCGGAACCTAAAAACCCAGGGGGAGAAAGGCCAGGCGTGGATCAAGCAGTGTGGGAGGCCCCATTCACAACTAGCTAAATGTCGAcagtattaacaaaaacacatacgtttgctccaaggcaagaacacgctaatgttagctagctagctaactcagcacagcactgcttggaaataatgacggttctttgttcataatgcatatatttgaacGTAACATaaagacaattccggcgcaaaacgaagtAAGGGGttaaataacagatgtgtagccactctgtcactctctgggacatgttttcaagctagtgcggaccgctgattagcttacaacgctagtattcggggcacagggaaagtaaaaaacaaattgctatttataccactaaaaaggctcaaaatatcaccaaacttcaacggtagcataatgagggtccctaaatgttaaccgaagcattaacaactttgtaagtgtacagacagtttattaaaaagattataaagacagttgcgttctcgtatacaggcggccgccgtcttgggagctactgtctttctgccccgaatactagcgttgtaagctaatcagcggtccgcgctagcttgttccaagctccaaacacatttgattagcatgaaaacatgtcccagagaacgatcgagtgggtacacatctgttattaacccatccttaagatgattaaaggcaagacggaggctcactgacactttaaaatatatttcagcatttgttaatcgctaaaaatataagcagAAGAATGTTATCATTGCAAAGTGTTCAAGCTAATGTCTTATGTTTATTCCACAATATTTATGGataagctgtttgatttataattattagattattttcaaatgtcacttaccctgctgtgcatgAACATAGCTGTTCCTCAATTTGTGTGTTTCCCATTTGAATGGTCAGCGTATGAGGCGGCTCACAGTATTGCATGACCTATAGGCTTTAGCTTCAATTTTAATGAAATTATTCTCTCATCGGTTGCATATTATGTAGTGGATATATCGCTCGAATGCATACATGGACGTGCCAGGCACAAAAGCTTGAcaggcgtagcaacagtaactaaggagggcggggcttagcgaagggtTGAGGTATAAACTTTAATAACTTGAATTCCATCCCCATTCCATGCTCGAAAAGACAGACCTCACTAGGCTCGGGTAAAGAGGTGGTTTGACATAAAAGTGCCATTAAGGAGGCTTTTTGCAGACCAAATTTTTTCCTAAATTGAGACCATATTCTGATTGTGTGAGCTATAACTTGATTGTTGTATGATGTACCATTTGCCAGTTGTAGTAGGAAAGTGACTAAGGAGTGAATATGAAGATCATATTACTCATCTAAATAGTGTAGAATTACAAGTTTTGTGTGCAATAATTCATGAGAGAATCCTGCTAACTTCTCTGCGCGTAAGTGGATTGCTATTGCATTGTGGGTGCTGTAGTCCTACCAGCCTGCTGCATCAACTTGCACATCATCCAGGCAGTCACGGAGGTCATCTCACTGGGTTTTGCCACCACTGTGTTGCCTGTAGCGATTGCAGGTGCAATCTTCCATGTCAGCAGGTACAGGGGGAGATTCCAGGGGCTGATCAgaccagctacacacaacaacaacaacatcatttATAAACacataaagcacaaataaaatgattttatgGCAAACACAGTGAGCTCTCACCCACTCCCACAGGGCAGCGGACAGTGTAGTTCAGGCAGCCCATGTGGTCCATCTGGCTGCAGTCGGTGGTGTGGTGGAGCAACGATGACGCAAAGAACCGAAAGTTGTATGCCGATCGAGGAATGTCCACAGTCCGTGCAAATGTTACTGTTTTACCTGTATTGTTACACCAAAGATACAGAAGAGGTGAACAGCAGAGAATAATACAGCACTCGCTTCTTGAATAGAGTTTGATATCAGACATTCATCAAACAATGTTTAATGATGATTTCTATCTCCTCAGCATTTTAGGTTTCCCAAGCAAAGGCCTTActctaaataaaacacaatgcTTTGTAATTGTAGGCGATGGTTTAACTAATGTGATGTAAAATGCATTTGTGTTTCATTTAGGTAAGAAGCTGTCCCTTTAAAATATGCTAGATAacagataaaataataaaaaaaataataatataataatacaatataaaTCCTAGTGTTTTTGATGACCTTTTGTCCTTTCATCTTCTATAAGAAATTGACTGAGCATTCATGCTCCACAGGCCCCAATTTCTGTTCATTTTGTATAATGCTTGAgctttcctctagtgccacccTCTGGCCAAATGTCATCTTGGCACACAACATATCTCATAAACTAATTCACAGGCCCTGTTTTGATTTCTACTACTAGTACAAGCCAGAAAATAGCAAAATAATCAGTATGTTGTTCAATCTGTCCAGCACTTTTGTAATGTGGCATGTACAAGGAACATAAACAAGGAATTGCAAAGGattatacaaaaaaacaaaagaagcaaTTTCTTTGTTATAATATCTGTATAGTAGTCAATTGTTTTACCCTtgtgtctatttctgtgtattTACACTGAGAGCAACAAAACACCAGAATCAAATTCCTATGTACACACATAGActacttggccaataaagctgatttgGGTTCTGATTTTGACAATAGATTAATTGTTTGTCAATTAAGGCCAAATATGTTATGGTGCCAGCTTCTCAATTGTGAtactttttgtgttttgtcagGCTGCTTTTCCTTGTTTTACATTATTGTAAACCAAAtaatttgggttttggacagtCACCCTGGTAcatttggacactttttttgtACTATTTTCTGATGTGACCAAACCAATttgccaaaaacaaaacaattagcagagaaatctataaaataggggtgtcacgattcgattagaCGTTTACATTTTTTCTCAACATGGATGGCAATGCCACAATAAGAGCCATTCGATGGCAGAAGAGTACTTCGTAACAGCAGTTCAAGTTTCTCAGAGTTTACGAGGTGCAATTGCCACCATTAGGCCATTCAGAGAAGCAGAaggattttccagttctgtAGTTTCTCCGTCATCTCCGACTCCGACAGTGGCCATGTTGTCTGGAAAAGTTAAGCTGCAGGCTACTGGTAAGCTATGGTTACCCCGTGTATTAGGCTacatgctaccagccggtaagctacACGGTGTCTGGCTTTTTTTTCCGGACATGCACAAGTAGGCTGGGCTGGAGAGGGGAAAAATACTGGGGGAATTGGCAATCCTGCTTTTGATTCTGGTAGTCTGAATCAAAAGGTCATTTCGATCCGATTTTCGATTTAAAatcgaaatcgtgacacccccaatcgataatttaaaaaaagtgttgttttgCAGCTTGTTATCATTCATCAGTTACTACTGCTATACATAAACTGCATataagggtttaaaaaaaactggataTTAAATACGTTTGTACAAGAATTTGAGCATGCAGTCGTGTTCTTTTTGACCCACTGTCCAACTGCTACTGACTGACTCAACGTGTGTTAAAACACTATATAACACCTTGGTCTCTGGACTCCGCTTGGGCCAGCTCCTCTAGGTGGGCTTCCAACAGGTCGGCCAGCTTGTTGAGGACCTGTGCTCGCTGCTCTGGGCTGCGGGCGGACCAGTCGGGGAAGGCTTCTTTAGCTGCCGCCACCGCTGCTTCCACCTGCAGGCAGTAAATTGCCAATTAGCACTAGACTTGGGCCGTTGTTCAAGCCGCAGGCTCAGTTTGCATACAATCAAACCTGTTTAGCCTGGTACATCAGACTAGACATTACGGAAATCAACCTACTCATATTAGCACATTGTGCTGTGTAACTTTTAGGTGATACTACACTTAAGTGGTTCTCAACATGGGGGTCAGAACCCCCACCCAAGTGGTCCCAAGATAAACATGAGGGGTCAAAGATGATTAAAGGGATGTGagacataacattttttttttttttttaaagttttcttGTGAAAT
It contains:
- the aldh8a1 gene encoding 2-aminomuconic semialdehyde dehydrogenase, which codes for MPNASEQRPYLVLENFIGGKFIPSLSHIDSYDPSIGEVYCRVPDSGKEEVEAAVAAAKEAFPDWSARSPEQRAQVLNKLADLLEAHLEELAQAESRDQGKTVTFARTVDIPRSAYNFRFFASSLLHHTTDCSQMDHMGCLNYTVRCPVGVAGLISPWNLPLYLLTWKIAPAIATGNTVVAKPSEMTSVTAWMMCKLMQQAGVPPGVVNIVFGTGPRAGDALVGHPDVPLVSFTGSTATAQRITERSAPYCKKLSLELGGKNPAIIFADANLDQCIETTVRSSFSNQGEICLCTSRIYVERSIYSEFLERFVAAAKKWKTGVPSDPSNNNGALISKEHLEKVRSFIALAKSEGGVVHCGEGVDQLELPERNAKGYFMPATVISGISDSSRVMQEEIFGPVTCVSPFDTEDEAISKGNGVRYGLGATVWSRDVGKVHRVARRIQAGMVWTNCWLVRDLNLPFGGMKNSGVGREGGKDSYHFFTEVKTITIKH